In one Nocardioides luteus genomic region, the following are encoded:
- a CDS encoding fatty acid desaturase family protein: MTTLPSQAHRQVNAYTELMGRVRKEGLLERSPRTYARRVALLGSGFALALIALLALGQTWWQLLVAVAFGVLFTQTAFLAHDGAHRQIFASGPKNEWASRILGNLVVGLSYGWWMRKHTRHHANPNKVDADEDIRPSVLLFTPEDVERRTGLKRWLTARQGWLFFPLLTLEGVNLHLGAVLTVIKDRDLKHRRTEAAFLAARLIGWPVLVCSVLGLGLGAAFLGVQLAVFGVYMGASFAPNHKGMPLVPRDTRIDFLSRQVLTSRNIRGGRWVDLLMGGLNLQIEHHLFPSMPSSSLRRAQPLVRAYCAEQGVPYTEAGLLESYAIVVRHLNRVGLGDRDPFACPFVAANRTG, encoded by the coding sequence ATGACCACGCTCCCGAGCCAGGCGCACCGCCAGGTCAACGCCTACACCGAGCTGATGGGCCGGGTCAGGAAAGAAGGTCTCCTGGAGCGGTCCCCGAGGACGTACGCCCGGCGGGTTGCCCTCCTCGGCTCCGGCTTCGCGCTCGCTCTGATCGCCCTGCTCGCCCTCGGACAGACCTGGTGGCAGCTGCTGGTCGCGGTGGCTTTCGGGGTCCTGTTCACCCAGACCGCGTTCCTCGCCCACGACGGCGCGCACCGCCAGATCTTCGCCTCGGGCCCGAAGAACGAGTGGGCCTCCCGCATCCTCGGCAACCTGGTCGTCGGGCTGAGCTACGGCTGGTGGATGCGCAAGCACACGCGCCACCACGCCAACCCGAACAAGGTCGACGCCGACGAGGACATCCGCCCCTCGGTCCTGCTGTTCACCCCCGAGGACGTGGAACGACGTACGGGTCTCAAGCGGTGGCTCACCGCCCGCCAGGGATGGCTCTTCTTCCCGCTGCTGACGCTCGAAGGCGTCAACCTCCACCTCGGCGCCGTCCTCACCGTCATCAAGGATCGAGACCTCAAGCATCGGCGTACGGAGGCAGCGTTCCTGGCAGCGCGGCTGATCGGGTGGCCGGTGCTGGTCTGCTCGGTCCTGGGCCTCGGCCTCGGCGCGGCGTTCCTGGGCGTGCAGCTCGCCGTCTTCGGCGTCTACATGGGGGCCAGCTTCGCCCCCAACCACAAGGGCATGCCGCTGGTCCCGCGCGACACCAGGATCGACTTCCTCTCCCGCCAGGTCCTGACCTCCCGCAACATCCGCGGCGGACGCTGGGTCGACCTGCTCATGGGCGGCCTCAACCTGCAGATCGAGCACCACCTCTTCCCGAGCATGCCGAGCAGCAGCCTTCGCCGCGCCCAGCCCCTGGTCCGCGCCTACTGCGCCGAGCAGGGCGTCCCCTACACCGAGGCCGGTCTCCTGGAGTCGTACGCCATCGTCGTCCGCCACCTCAACCGCGTGGGTCTCGGCGACCGCGATCCGTTCGCCTGCCCGTTCGTCGCGGCCAACAGGACGGGCTGA